The following coding sequences are from one Streptomyces venezuelae window:
- a CDS encoding CHAD domain-containing protein, with amino-acid sequence MAQQHHEMTDTGTGAGPGTGGEALAGYLQDQATEFLRSLRLHRESSTDAQGAEESLEAARSLRRAARRIGATLHTFRPLLDAEWASSLRPELAWLSGTLGQEHAYATRLDRLLEALHRLSGPSPVPAPATRPASAALAASGAGGRTARQNGWTQQPPVPSAADSGTPRGLAVGAAKAAALLERQLTLARTRAHSTALQAFGSSRFHAVADHVAVLASEVPLSGTAEDLGLLADQAEAALAEAVAALPLGQAGHPYNAGALSHGLAPTDTAPDAQDAPWLKVRSLLRLYRYAQEVLLGHDRHDPRIADASHALNVHREAAAAAAAAAHAARTPRIAPATAYALGVLHADQRHEVEAARFVFQRAWLREETRRTR; translated from the coding sequence GTGGCACAGCAACACCATGAGATGACGGACACGGGTACGGGAGCGGGGCCGGGCACCGGCGGTGAGGCCCTCGCGGGCTATCTGCAGGACCAGGCCACGGAATTCCTCCGCTCGCTGCGGCTGCACCGCGAGTCCAGCACGGACGCGCAGGGCGCGGAGGAGTCCCTGGAGGCCGCCCGCTCCCTGCGCCGTGCGGCCCGTCGCATCGGCGCCACCCTCCACACGTTCCGTCCGCTCCTCGACGCGGAGTGGGCGTCGTCGCTCCGCCCCGAACTGGCCTGGCTCTCCGGCACGCTGGGCCAGGAACACGCGTACGCCACCCGCCTGGACCGCCTCCTGGAGGCCCTGCACCGCCTGTCGGGGCCCTCACCGGTACCGGCCCCGGCCACGCGGCCCGCGTCGGCCGCCCTCGCCGCCTCGGGCGCGGGAGGCCGCACGGCACGGCAGAACGGCTGGACGCAGCAGCCCCCGGTGCCGAGCGCCGCCGACAGCGGCACCCCGCGCGGTCTCGCGGTCGGCGCCGCCAAGGCCGCCGCCCTCCTGGAGCGACAGCTCACACTCGCGAGGACCCGCGCCCACTCCACCGCCCTCCAGGCGTTCGGCTCCTCCCGTTTCCACGCGGTGGCGGACCACGTGGCCGTCCTGGCCAGCGAGGTCCCCCTGAGCGGGACGGCGGAGGACCTCGGGCTCCTCGCGGACCAGGCGGAGGCGGCGCTCGCCGAGGCCGTCGCCGCCCTCCCCCTCGGCCAGGCGGGCCACCCCTACAACGCGGGCGCGCTCTCCCACGGCCTCGCGCCCACGGACACCGCCCCGGACGCCCAGGACGCCCCCTGGCTGAAGGTCCGCTCACTGCTGCGCCTGTACCGGTACGCACAGGAGGTCCTCCTCGGCCACGACCGTCACGACCCACGCATCGCGGACGCGAGCCACGCCCTGAACGTCCACCGCGAGGCGGCGGCAGCGGCGGCGGCGGCGGCCCACGCGGCACGGACCCCGCGGATCGCACCCGCCACGGCGTACGCGCTGGGAGTGCTCCACGCCGACCAGCGCCACGAGGTCGAGGCGGCCCGGTTCGTGTTCCAGCGGGCGTGGCTGCGCGAGGAGACCAGGAGGACCCGGTGA
- a CDS encoding phosphatase PAP2 family protein yields MAGLDESGSNPDVGLLYDINGLAKDTPSWLDGAITFVGEYGLLLALVLLVLWCWWGQRKRGTLDDAASSVAAVVWAPLAAGIAVLVNIPIRSFVERPRPFRVHRGVELLVDGKNDYSFVSDHATLAMAIGAGLFVANRKFGIVGLGLAAVEGFCRVFMGVHYPTDVVGGFALGTAVALLLSPLAMALLTPLTKMIGRSGRAGWLVWDRKVAPVAAPLNGTATTRAGGTAGAQGAASVDPDERDLAA; encoded by the coding sequence ATGGCTGGACTCGATGAATCCGGGTCGAACCCCGACGTCGGCCTGCTCTACGACATCAATGGCCTGGCCAAGGACACTCCGTCCTGGCTCGACGGTGCCATCACGTTCGTCGGCGAGTACGGCCTGTTGCTCGCCCTCGTCCTCCTCGTTCTGTGGTGCTGGTGGGGTCAGCGCAAGCGCGGCACCCTCGACGACGCCGCCTCTTCGGTCGCCGCCGTCGTCTGGGCCCCCCTCGCCGCGGGCATCGCGGTTCTCGTCAACATCCCCATCCGCAGCTTCGTGGAACGCCCGCGTCCGTTCCGCGTCCACCGCGGTGTCGAGCTCCTCGTGGACGGCAAGAACGACTACTCCTTCGTCAGCGACCACGCCACCCTCGCCATGGCCATCGGCGCCGGACTCTTCGTCGCCAACCGGAAGTTCGGCATCGTCGGCCTCGGCCTCGCCGCCGTCGAGGGCTTCTGCCGCGTCTTCATGGGCGTGCACTACCCGACGGACGTCGTCGGCGGCTTCGCGCTCGGCACCGCCGTCGCCCTGCTCCTCTCGCCGCTCGCCATGGCGCTCCTCACGCCGCTCACCAAGATGATCGGCCGCTCCGGCCGGGCGGGGTGGCTGGTGTGGGACCGGAAAGTCGCTCCTGTCGCGGCGCCGCTGAACGGGACGGCGACGACTCGTGCGGGAGGGACGGCGGGAGCGCAGGGAGCGGCGTCGGTGGATCCGGACGAGAGGGATCTCGCGGCGTAG
- a CDS encoding DUF47 domain-containing protein: MRFRLTPRETSFYDMFAASADNIVTGSKLLMELLGADSSARAEIAERMRAAEHAGDDATHAIFHQLNSSFITPFDREDIYNLASSLDDIMDFMEEAVDLVVLYQVEELPKGVEQQIEVLARAAELTAEAMPNLRTMANLTEYWIEVNRLENQADQIHRKLLAQLFNGKYDAIEVLKLKQIVDVLEEAADAFEHVANTVETIAVKES, encoded by the coding sequence GTGCGCTTTCGTCTGACCCCCAGGGAGACGAGCTTCTACGACATGTTCGCCGCATCCGCGGACAACATCGTCACGGGCTCGAAGCTCCTCATGGAACTGCTCGGAGCGGACTCTTCCGCACGGGCCGAGATCGCAGAGCGTATGCGGGCCGCGGAACACGCGGGAGACGACGCGACGCATGCGATCTTCCACCAGCTGAACTCCTCGTTCATCACGCCGTTCGACCGTGAGGACATCTACAACCTCGCGTCGTCCCTCGACGACATCATGGACTTCATGGAGGAGGCCGTCGACCTGGTCGTCCTCTACCAGGTCGAAGAGCTCCCCAAGGGCGTCGAGCAGCAGATCGAGGTGCTCGCGCGGGCCGCCGAGCTCACCGCGGAGGCCATGCCCAATCTGCGGACGATGGCCAACCTCACCGAGTACTGGATCGAGGTCAACCGTCTGGAGAACCAGGCCGACCAGATCCACCGCAAGCTCCTCGCCCAGCTCTTCAACGGCAAGTACGACGCCATCGAGGTGCTGAAGCTCAAGCAGATCGTGGATGTGCTGGAAGAGGCCGCCGACGCCTTCGAGCACGTGGCGAACACTGTGGAGACCATCGCGGTCAAGGAGTCCTGA
- the pstB gene encoding phosphate ABC transporter ATP-binding protein PstB — translation MAKRIDVSGLTAFYGSHKAIDDISMTVEPRSVTAFIGPSGCGKSTFLRTLNRMHEVTPGGRVEGKVLLDDEDLYGSGVDPVAVRRTIGMVFQRPNPFPTMSIFDNVAAGLKLNGSYKKSELNDIVEKSLKGANLWNEVKDRLNKPGSGLSGGQQQRLCIARAIAVEPDVLLMDEPCSALDPISTLAIEDLIGELKERFTIVIVTHNMQQAARVSDRTAFFNLAAVGQPGKLIEIDDTERIFSNPSVQATEDYISGRFG, via the coding sequence ATGGCCAAGCGAATCGACGTATCGGGCCTGACCGCCTTCTACGGCTCCCACAAGGCGATCGACGACATCTCCATGACCGTGGAGCCCCGCTCCGTGACCGCCTTCATCGGCCCGTCCGGCTGCGGCAAGTCCACGTTCCTGCGCACGCTCAACCGCATGCACGAGGTCACGCCCGGCGGCCGTGTCGAGGGCAAGGTGCTCCTGGACGACGAGGACCTCTACGGCAGCGGCGTGGATCCGGTGGCCGTGCGCCGCACGATCGGCATGGTCTTCCAGCGCCCGAACCCGTTCCCCACGATGTCGATCTTCGACAACGTCGCCGCGGGCCTCAAGCTCAACGGCTCGTACAAGAAGAGCGAACTGAACGACATCGTCGAGAAGTCCCTCAAGGGCGCGAACCTCTGGAACGAGGTCAAGGACCGCCTCAACAAGCCCGGTTCCGGCCTCTCCGGCGGTCAGCAGCAGCGTCTGTGCATCGCGCGGGCGATCGCGGTCGAGCCGGACGTCCTGCTCATGGACGAGCCCTGCTCGGCCCTCGACCCGATCTCGACCCTCGCCATCGAGGACCTGATCGGCGAGCTGAAGGAGCGCTTCACGATCGTCATCGTGACGCACAACATGCAGCAGGCGGCGCGCGTCTCGGATCGCACGGCGTTCTTCAACCTGGCCGCCGTCGGCCAGCCCGGCAAGCTCATCGAGATCGACGACACGGAGCGGATCTTCTCCAACCCGTCGGTCCAGGCCACCGAGGACTACATCTCGGGCCGCTTCGGCTGA
- the pstS gene encoding phosphate ABC transporter substrate-binding protein PstS encodes MKLQRKNRLRALSLGALAVSGALALTACGSDDTSSGDGGKETNANANIKCDDAKGQLAASGSSAQKNAIDAWRKVYTTNCKDVQLNYNPTGSGAGITAFLQGQTAFAGSDSALKPDEIEKSKKVCSNSQAIDLPMVGGPIAIGYNVPGVDSLTLDAKTLADIFNNKIKSWDDKAIKKLNPDAKLPSTKIQPFHRSDESGTTDNFTKYLKGAAPSAWPYEPGKSWEPKGGQSANGSAGVAGQVKQTAGAISYFELSYAGEGVKTVDLKTEAKEPVKATVDNASKAISEAKVVGKGKDLALELNYKPTAEGAYPITLVTYEIVCEKGNKKDTLAATKSFLTYIAGEDGQQVLKDNDYAPIPAEIITKVRSTVAGLS; translated from the coding sequence GTGAAGCTTCAGCGCAAGAACCGGCTCCGCGCCCTCTCCCTCGGCGCCCTCGCCGTCTCCGGCGCCCTGGCCCTCACGGCGTGCGGCTCCGACGACACCAGCTCCGGCGACGGCGGCAAGGAGACCAACGCCAACGCCAACATCAAGTGCGACGACGCCAAGGGCCAGCTCGCGGCCTCCGGCTCGTCCGCACAGAAGAACGCGATCGACGCCTGGCGGAAGGTCTACACGACCAACTGCAAGGACGTGCAGCTGAACTACAACCCGACGGGTTCGGGCGCCGGCATCACCGCGTTCCTCCAGGGCCAGACCGCGTTCGCCGGTTCGGACTCGGCGCTGAAGCCCGACGAGATCGAGAAGTCGAAGAAGGTCTGCTCGAACAGCCAGGCCATCGACCTGCCCATGGTGGGCGGCCCGATCGCCATCGGCTACAACGTCCCCGGCGTCGACAGCCTGACCCTGGACGCCAAGACCCTGGCCGACATCTTCAACAACAAGATCAAGTCCTGGGACGACAAGGCGATCAAGAAGCTCAACCCCGACGCCAAGCTCCCCAGCACCAAGATCCAGCCCTTCCACCGCTCCGACGAGTCCGGCACCACGGACAACTTCACCAAGTACCTGAAGGGCGCCGCCCCGAGCGCCTGGCCCTACGAGCCGGGCAAGTCGTGGGAGCCCAAGGGCGGCCAGTCCGCGAACGGTTCGGCCGGTGTCGCGGGTCAGGTCAAGCAGACCGCGGGCGCCATCTCGTACTTCGAGCTCTCCTACGCCGGTGAGGGCGTCAAGACCGTCGACCTGAAGACCGAGGCGAAGGAGCCGGTGAAGGCCACCGTCGACAACGCCTCCAAGGCCATCTCCGAGGCCAAGGTCGTCGGCAAGGGCAAGGACCTCGCCCTGGAGCTGAACTACAAGCCGACCGCCGAGGGCGCCTACCCGATCACCCTCGTGACGTACGAGATCGTCTGCGAGAAGGGCAACAAGAAGGACACCCTCGCCGCCACCAAGTCCTTCCTCACCTACATCGCCGGCGAGGACGGCCAGCAGGTCCTCAAGGACAACGACTACGCGCCGATCCCGGCCGAGATCATCACCAAGGTCCGCTCCACCGTCGCGGGCCTGAGCTAG
- a CDS encoding FAD-binding oxidoreductase, producing MERRTFIGTTAATLAAATVAGCTSTRTDTGSTSSGSGTATGTGTTASGGGTPIRTSSAASSSPATLKALARDLDGTLVQPGQAKWAAARQLYNTRYDDLKPTAVAYVAHPDDIRTALAYARAHRTKVAIRNGGHSYAGWSSGNGRLIIDVSKLSKIRASGGSATIGGGAKLIDVYRSLAAKGVTIPAGSCPTVGISGLTLGGGHGVVSRAYGLTCDSLTSAKIVTADGKELTVSKSEHKELFWALRGAGNGNFGIVTELGFRTHAAPQGVSAYMTWPWSKAAAVIKAWQEWGPDQPDEIWSSAHLANTPGGTPTVSVACFSLGTYGELQNAVDRLADKIGAPARSVSLKRRTYEESMEVYAGCSSFATDAQCHLPGTTPGRTPTGALKRETYAASSDFFDRSLSAAGIRTLLSQIENVTGASGGSIALTALGGAINRVDPTATAFVHRRSRMLAQYIASWRAGTSGSPARAWLKKAHGAMGRHASGAAYQNYTDSTLTNWREAYYGAAAPRLKKLKKQYDPTRFFDFPQAL from the coding sequence ATGGAACGACGTACATTCATCGGCACAACGGCGGCCACCCTGGCCGCCGCCACGGTCGCGGGCTGCACCAGCACGAGGACGGACACCGGAAGCACCTCGTCCGGCAGCGGCACCGCAACCGGTACCGGAACCACCGCATCCGGCGGCGGCACCCCCATCAGAACCTCCAGCGCCGCCTCCTCCTCCCCCGCGACCCTCAAGGCGCTCGCCCGCGACCTGGACGGCACCCTCGTCCAGCCCGGCCAGGCCAAGTGGGCGGCGGCGCGGCAGCTGTACAACACGCGGTACGACGACCTGAAGCCCACCGCCGTGGCCTACGTCGCGCACCCGGACGACATCCGTACCGCCCTCGCGTACGCCCGCGCACACCGCACGAAGGTCGCGATCCGCAACGGCGGCCACTCCTACGCGGGTTGGTCGTCCGGCAACGGCCGGCTGATCATCGACGTGTCGAAGCTGAGCAAGATACGCGCGAGCGGCGGTTCCGCCACCATCGGCGGCGGCGCCAAGCTCATCGACGTCTACCGCTCGCTCGCGGCGAAGGGCGTCACGATCCCCGCGGGCTCGTGCCCGACCGTCGGCATATCGGGGCTCACGCTCGGCGGCGGCCACGGCGTGGTGTCGCGGGCGTACGGCCTGACCTGCGACAGCCTCACCTCCGCGAAGATCGTGACGGCGGACGGCAAGGAGCTCACGGTCTCCAAGTCGGAGCACAAGGAGCTGTTCTGGGCGCTGCGCGGCGCGGGCAACGGCAACTTCGGCATCGTCACCGAACTCGGCTTCCGCACGCACGCCGCGCCCCAGGGCGTCTCCGCCTACATGACGTGGCCCTGGTCGAAGGCGGCCGCGGTCATCAAGGCGTGGCAGGAGTGGGGCCCGGACCAGCCGGACGAGATCTGGTCGTCCGCGCACCTCGCGAACACGCCGGGCGGCACGCCGACCGTGTCCGTCGCGTGCTTCTCCCTCGGGACGTACGGCGAACTGCAGAACGCCGTCGACCGCCTCGCCGACAAGATCGGCGCACCGGCGCGCAGCGTCTCCCTGAAGCGGCGTACGTACGAGGAGTCGATGGAGGTGTACGCGGGCTGCTCGTCCTTCGCCACCGATGCCCAGTGCCACCTTCCCGGCACGACGCCGGGCCGCACCCCGACGGGTGCACTCAAGCGCGAGACGTACGCGGCGAGTTCGGACTTCTTCGACCGTTCCCTCTCGGCGGCGGGCATCCGCACGCTGCTGTCGCAGATCGAGAACGTGACGGGCGCGAGCGGCGGCAGCATCGCGCTCACCGCGCTCGGCGGCGCGATCAACCGGGTCGACCCGACGGCGACGGCGTTCGTGCACCGGCGCTCGCGGATGCTGGCGCAGTACATCGCGTCGTGGCGCGCGGGCACGTCGGGCTCGCCCGCGCGGGCGTGGCTGAAAAAGGCGCACGGGGCCATGGGGCGTCACGCGTCCGGTGCCGCGTACCAGAACTACACCGACTCGACGCTGACGAACTGGCGCGAGGCGTACTACGGGGCGGCGGCGCCGCGGCTGAAGAAGTTGAAGAAGCAGTACGACCCCACGCGGTTCTTCGACTTCCCGCAGGCGCTCTAG
- the pstC gene encoding phosphate ABC transporter permease subunit PstC, which yields MDIPSNTTASPPVDDIKPTAPVDKAAARGATRPGDKIFLGLSRGSGIVLLVIMAAIAAFLTYRTTVALADNTGNFLTTFEWDPAGINSDGKPYFGIAVLVFGTVVSSIIALAIAVPVAIGIALFISHYAPRKLAAPIAYVIDLLAAVPSIVYGLWGALVVAPNLTGFYSWLDDYLGWTGVFSYNGEAPRSLMTVGILLAIMILPIITNVSREVFLQAPKMHEEAALALGATRWEVIRMSVLPFGRSGIISASMLGLGRALGETIAVATVLSPNFLINTSVLDYGGGTFAQNIASKFNEASEYGQDALIASGLVLFIITLLVNGAARLIIARRKEYSGANA from the coding sequence ATGGACATACCAAGCAATACGACCGCATCCCCGCCTGTCGACGACATCAAGCCGACGGCCCCGGTGGACAAGGCAGCCGCACGCGGCGCCACCCGACCCGGCGACAAGATCTTCCTCGGCCTCTCCCGTGGCTCCGGGATCGTGCTCCTCGTGATCATGGCGGCCATCGCCGCGTTCCTGACGTACCGCACGACCGTCGCCCTCGCCGACAACACCGGCAACTTCCTCACCACCTTCGAGTGGGACCCCGCCGGCATCAACAGCGACGGCAAGCCGTACTTCGGCATCGCCGTCCTGGTCTTCGGCACCGTGGTCAGCTCGATCATCGCCCTCGCGATCGCGGTCCCCGTCGCCATCGGCATCGCGCTCTTCATCTCGCACTACGCGCCGCGCAAGCTGGCCGCCCCCATCGCCTACGTGATCGACCTGCTGGCCGCCGTGCCCTCGATCGTGTACGGCCTGTGGGGCGCCCTCGTGGTCGCCCCCAACCTCACCGGCTTCTACAGCTGGCTCGACGACTACCTCGGCTGGACCGGCGTCTTCTCGTACAACGGCGAGGCCCCGCGCTCCCTGATGACCGTCGGCATCCTCCTCGCGATCATGATCCTGCCGATCATCACGAACGTGAGCCGCGAGGTCTTCCTCCAGGCCCCGAAGATGCACGAGGAGGCCGCACTGGCCCTCGGCGCCACGCGCTGGGAGGTCATCCGCATGTCGGTGCTGCCCTTCGGCCGCTCCGGCATCATCTCCGCCTCGATGCTGGGCCTCGGCCGCGCGCTCGGCGAGACGATCGCCGTCGCCACCGTCCTCTCGCCGAACTTCCTCATCAACACCTCGGTGCTCGACTACGGCGGCGGCACCTTCGCGCAGAACATCGCCAGCAAGTTCAACGAGGCCAGTGAGTACGGGCAGGACGCGCTCATCGCCTCCGGCCTGGTGCTCTTCATCATCACGCTGCTGGTCAACGGCGCGGCCCGCCTGATCATCGCGCGCCGCAAGGAGTACTCGGGGGCCAACGCATGA
- a CDS encoding NUDIX hydrolase has protein sequence MTYGKEERTGEEGTVLAAGCVLWRPALSGRGGIELALVHRPKWSDWSHPKGKLKRGETARDAALREVLEETGMTCALGAELPTAHYRDAQDRPKEVRYWAAEALSGTFVPNSEVSHLRWLSPDEARRLLTRERDAELVTDLLAALAAPRGRA, from the coding sequence GTGACGTACGGGAAAGAAGAGCGGACCGGCGAGGAGGGCACGGTCCTCGCGGCCGGCTGCGTCCTGTGGCGCCCGGCCCTCTCCGGGCGGGGCGGCATCGAACTCGCCCTGGTGCACCGGCCCAAGTGGTCGGACTGGTCCCACCCGAAGGGCAAGCTGAAGCGCGGGGAGACGGCGCGGGACGCGGCGCTGCGCGAAGTGCTGGAGGAGACCGGCATGACGTGCGCGCTCGGCGCCGAACTGCCCACCGCCCACTACCGGGACGCGCAGGACCGCCCCAAGGAGGTCCGCTACTGGGCCGCCGAGGCGCTCTCCGGCACGTTCGTGCCCAACTCCGAGGTGTCGCACCTGCGGTGGCTGTCGCCCGACGAGGCCCGCCGCCTGCTGACGCGCGAGCGGGACGCCGAACTCGTCACCGACCTGCTGGCGGCCCTGGCCGCACCGCGGGGCAGGGCCTGA
- a CDS encoding metal-sensitive transcriptional regulator produces MTTTEAADAAGTAVPTPGAPEAPSDEVQGPAHEVHGYHKQKDEHLKRLRRIEGQIRGLQRMVEEDVYCIDILTQVSAGTKALQSFALQLLEEHLRHCVADAAVKGGAEIDAKVEEATKAIARMMRT; encoded by the coding sequence ATGACGACCACTGAGGCGGCCGACGCGGCCGGCACGGCCGTACCGACCCCGGGGGCGCCTGAGGCACCCTCCGACGAGGTCCAGGGCCCCGCGCACGAGGTGCACGGCTACCACAAGCAGAAGGACGAACACCTCAAGCGCCTGCGCCGCATCGAGGGCCAGATCCGCGGTCTGCAGCGCATGGTCGAGGAGGACGTCTACTGCATCGACATACTCACCCAGGTCTCGGCCGGCACGAAGGCGCTCCAGTCCTTCGCGCTCCAGCTCTTGGAGGAGCACCTGCGCCACTGCGTGGCCGACGCGGCGGTGAAGGGCGGCGCGGAGATCGACGCGAAGGTCGAGGAAGCGACGAAGGCGATCGCCCGCATGATGCGAACGTAA
- the pstA gene encoding phosphate ABC transporter permease PstA, translating into MSTTTPTPTGPLVKRPSTLKAATLPRWTPAAMAAGSAAVAVGIGAAAGLESRIQWGLIAALLFITGSYVLAMTVEGTRQAKDRLATSLVWVMFLLAVVPLASLIYETVQRGIKVFDGYFLTHSMGVVADEETGGGIYHAIIGTLEQVLLASVIAVPIGLLTAVYLVEYGRGKLAKTVTFFVDVMTGIPSIVAGLFVLSFWILILEFDYSGWAGAMALAILMMPVIVRSTEEMLKLVPNELREASLALGVPKWRTILKVVLPTAIGGITTGVMLAVARIAGETAPVLLLVWVNPLINTNPFDGAQGSLPLYIYQQYAAGTQASYDRAWAAALALIGFIMILNMAARAVARWKAPKTGR; encoded by the coding sequence ATGAGCACCACGACACCCACCCCCACCGGCCCGCTCGTCAAGCGGCCGAGCACCCTCAAGGCCGCGACGCTCCCCCGCTGGACGCCGGCGGCCATGGCCGCGGGATCCGCCGCCGTCGCCGTCGGCATCGGCGCCGCGGCGGGCCTGGAGAGCCGCATCCAGTGGGGCCTGATAGCCGCGCTCCTGTTCATCACCGGCTCGTACGTCCTCGCGATGACCGTCGAGGGCACCCGCCAGGCCAAGGACCGCCTCGCCACCTCGCTGGTGTGGGTCATGTTCCTGCTCGCCGTGGTCCCGCTCGCCTCGCTGATCTACGAGACCGTGCAGCGCGGCATCAAGGTCTTCGACGGCTACTTCCTGACCCACTCCATGGGCGTCGTGGCCGACGAGGAGACCGGCGGCGGCATCTACCACGCGATCATCGGCACCCTGGAGCAGGTGCTCCTCGCCTCCGTGATCGCCGTGCCGATCGGCCTGCTCACCGCGGTCTACCTCGTCGAGTACGGGCGCGGGAAGCTCGCCAAGACCGTCACGTTCTTCGTGGACGTCATGACCGGCATCCCCTCGATCGTCGCGGGCCTGTTCGTCCTCAGCTTCTGGATCCTCATCCTCGAGTTCGACTACTCCGGCTGGGCCGGCGCCATGGCGCTCGCCATCCTGATGATGCCGGTGATCGTGCGCTCCACCGAGGAGATGCTCAAGCTCGTCCCGAACGAGCTGCGCGAGGCGTCGCTCGCCCTCGGCGTGCCGAAGTGGCGGACGATCCTCAAGGTCGTCCTGCCGACCGCGATCGGCGGCATCACCACGGGCGTCATGCTCGCGGTGGCCCGCATCGCCGGCGAGACCGCGCCGGTCCTGCTCCTGGTCTGGGTGAACCCCCTGATCAACACGAACCCGTTCGACGGGGCGCAGGGCTCGCTGCCGCTGTACATCTACCAGCAGTACGCGGCCGGCACACAGGCGTCGTACGACCGGGCCTGGGCCGCGGCGCTCGCCCTCATCGGCTTCATCATGATCCTCAACATGGCGGCACGCGCCGTAGCGCGCTGGAAGGCCCCCAAGACGGGCCGCTGA
- a CDS encoding inorganic phosphate transporter: MDTFALVVTIGVALGFTYTNGFHDSANAIATSVSTRALTPRAALAMAAVMNLAGAFLGSGVAKTVSEGIIETPHGDKGMWILFAALIGAIVWNLITWYFGLPSSSSHALFGGMVGAALAGGIGVIWSGVVDKIVIPMFLSPVVGLVAGYLVMCAIMWMFRKSNPHKAKRGFRIAQTVSAAGMALGHGLQDAQKTMGIVVMALVISDVQSADAPIPIWVKIACALMLSAGTYAGGWRIMRTLGRKIIELDPPQGFAAETTGAGIMFTTAFMFHAPISTTHVITSAIMGVGATKRVNAVRWGVAKNIILGWFITMPAAAIVAALSFWAVDLAFL; the protein is encoded by the coding sequence ATGGACACCTTTGCTTTGGTCGTGACCATTGGCGTCGCGCTCGGATTTACGTACACGAACGGCTTTCACGACTCCGCGAACGCCATCGCCACATCCGTCTCCACCCGTGCGCTGACGCCCCGCGCGGCGCTCGCCATGGCCGCGGTGATGAACCTCGCCGGTGCCTTCCTCGGCAGCGGCGTCGCCAAGACGGTGAGTGAGGGGATCATCGAGACCCCGCACGGCGACAAGGGGATGTGGATCCTCTTCGCGGCGCTCATCGGCGCCATCGTGTGGAACCTGATCACCTGGTACTTCGGCCTGCCCTCGTCCTCGTCGCACGCCCTCTTCGGCGGCATGGTCGGCGCGGCGCTCGCGGGCGGCATCGGGGTCATCTGGTCCGGCGTCGTCGACAAGATCGTCATCCCGATGTTCCTGTCGCCGGTGGTCGGCCTCGTCGCCGGTTATCTGGTGATGTGCGCGATCATGTGGATGTTCCGCAAGTCCAACCCGCACAAGGCCAAGCGCGGCTTCCGCATCGCGCAGACGGTCTCGGCGGCCGGCATGGCCCTCGGTCACGGTCTGCAGGACGCGCAGAAGACGATGGGCATCGTGGTGATGGCGCTCGTCATCTCCGATGTGCAGAGCGCCGATGCCCCCATTCCGATCTGGGTCAAGATCGCCTGTGCGCTGATGCTCTCGGCCGGTACGTACGCGGGCGGCTGGCGCATCATGCGCACCCTCGGCCGCAAGATCATCGAGCTGGACCCGCCGCAGGGCTTCGCCGCCGAGACGACCGGCGCGGGCATCATGTTCACCACGGCGTTCATGTTCCACGCGCCGATCTCGACGACGCACGTCATCACCTCCGCGATCATGGGTGTGGGCGCGACGAAGCGGGTGAACGCGGTGCGGTGGGGTGTCGCCAAGAACATCATCCTGGGCTGGTTCATCACCATGCCGGCCGCCGCCATCGTGGCAGCGCTGAGTTTCTGGGCCGTGGATCTGGCGTTCCTGTAG